One region of Carassius gibelio isolate Cgi1373 ecotype wild population from Czech Republic chromosome A1, carGib1.2-hapl.c, whole genome shotgun sequence genomic DNA includes:
- the LOC127997289 gene encoding uncharacterized protein LOC127997289 isoform X42, producing MIVVRSQAARMTARVYFLLIAVLSCLFGYLNTTRIIQRRSTVKPGQCPIPEMIPLWAESCFNDGQCPTTQKCCPTTSGFACSEPRGPVQGSKPDQGSRQGQSSRQGQASGWGSGPGKGSGQASGHGQGKGSGQASGHEPGQGKGSGQASGQGQGKGSGQASGQGPGKGSGQASGQGQGKGSGQASGQGQGKGRGQASGQGQGKGSGQASGQGQGKGSGQASGQGQGKGSGQASGHGQGQASGHGQGQASGHGQGQASGHGQGQASGHGQGQASGHGQGQASGHGQGKGSGLGQGQASGHGQGQASGHEPGQGKGSGLGQGNGQASGQSSFWGRGQGQGPQWQWGPWWQWGPWGRWGLW from the exons ATGATTGTTGTGAGATCGCAGGCAGCGAGGATGACAGCTCGAGTTTATTTCTTGTTGATTGCTGTTTTATCGTGTCTGTTTGGATACCTGAACACGACTCGCATCATTCAAAGACGAAGCACAG tgaagccgggtcagtgtcccATACCGGAGATGATTCCACTGTGGGCTGAAAGCTGTTTCAATGATGGACAGTGTCCGACcacacagaagtgttgcccaaccaccagtggctttgcatgcagtgaaccacGTGGTCCAGTACAGGGCAGTAAACCAGACCAGGGAAGCCGACAGGGACAGAGTAGCAGACAAGGCCAGGCTAGCGGATGGGGCAGTGGACCAGGAAAGGGAAGCGGACAGGCTAGTGGCCACGGACAGGGTAAGGGAAGCGGACAGGCTAGTGGCCACGAACCGGGACAGGGTAAGGGAAGCGGACAGGCTAGTGGCCAAGGACAGGGTAAGGGAAGCGGACAGGCTAGTGGCCAAGGACCGGGTAAGGGAAGCGGACAGGCTAGCGGCCAAGGACAGGGTAAGGGAAGCGGACAGGCTAGCGGCCAAGGACAGGGTAAGGGAAGAGGACAGGCTAGCGGCCAAGGACAGGGTAAGGGAAGCGGACAGGCTAGCGGCCAAGGACAGGGTAAGGGAAGCGGACAGGCTAGCGGCCAAGGACAGGGTAAGGGAAGCGGACAG GCTAGCGGCCACGGACAGGGCCAGGCTAGCGGCCACGGACAGGGCCAG GCTAGCGGCCACGGACAGGGCCAGGCTAGCGGCCACGGACAGGGCCAGGCTAGCGGCCACGGACAGGGCCAGGCTAGCGGCCACGGACAGGGCCAGGCTAGCGGCCACGGACAGGGCAAGGGAAGTGGACTGGGACAGGGACAGGCTAGTGGCCATGGACAGGGCCAGGCTAGCGGCCACGAACCGGGACAGGGTAAGGGAAGTGGACTGGGCCAGGGAAACGGACAGGCTAGTGGACAGTCTAGCTTCTGGGGAagaggccagggtcagggaccgCAGTGGCAATGGGGACCGTGGTGGCAATGGGGACCATGGGGCAGATGGGGACTGTGGTGA
- the LOC127997289 gene encoding uncharacterized protein LOC127997289 isoform X47: MIVVRSQAARMTARVYFLLIAVLSCLFGYLNTTRIIQRRSTVKPGQCPIPEMIPLWAESCFNDGQCPTTQKCCPTTSGFACSEPRGPVQGSKPDQGSRQGQSSRQGQASGWGSGPGKGSGQASGHGQGKGSGQASGHEPGQGKGSGQASGQGQGKGSGQASGQGPGKGSGQASGQGQGKGSGQASGQGQGKGRGQASGQGQGKGSGQASGQGQGKGSGQASGQGQGKGSGQASGHGQGQASGHGQGQASGHGQGQASGHGQGQASGHGQGQASGHGQGKGSGLGQGQASGHGQGQASGHEPGQGKGSGLGQGNGQASGQSSFWGRGQGQGPQWQWGPWWQWGPWGRWGLW, encoded by the exons ATGATTGTTGTGAGATCGCAGGCAGCGAGGATGACAGCTCGAGTTTATTTCTTGTTGATTGCTGTTTTATCGTGTCTGTTTGGATACCTGAACACGACTCGCATCATTCAAAGACGAAGCACAG tgaagccgggtcagtgtcccATACCGGAGATGATTCCACTGTGGGCTGAAAGCTGTTTCAATGATGGACAGTGTCCGACcacacagaagtgttgcccaaccaccagtggctttgcatgcagtgaaccacGTGGTCCAGTACAGGGCAGTAAACCAGACCAGGGAAGCCGACAGGGACAGAGTAGCAGACAAGGCCAGGCTAGCGGATGGGGCAGTGGACCAGGAAAGGGAAGCGGACAGGCTAGTGGCCACGGACAGGGTAAGGGAAGCGGACAGGCTAGTGGCCACGAACCGGGACAGGGTAAGGGAAGCGGACAGGCTAGTGGCCAAGGACAGGGTAAGGGAAGCGGACAGGCTAGTGGCCAAGGACCGGGTAAGGGAAGCGGACAGGCTAGCGGCCAAGGACAGGGTAAGGGAAGCGGACAGGCTAGCGGCCAAGGACAGGGTAAGGGAAGAGGACAGGCTAGCGGCCAAGGACAGGGTAAGGGAAGCGGACAGGCTAGCGGCCAAGGACAGGGTAAGGGAAGCGGACAGGCTAGCGGCCAAGGACAGGGTAAGGGAAGCGGACAG GCTAGCGGCCACGGACAGGGCCAG GCTAGCGGCCACGGACAGGGCCAGGCTAGCGGCCACGGACAGGGCCAGGCTAGCGGCCACGGACAGGGCCAGGCTAGCGGCCACGGACAGGGCCAGGCTAGCGGCCACGGACAGGGCAAGGGAAGTGGACTGGGACAGGGACAGGCTAGTGGCCATGGACAGGGCCAGGCTAGCGGCCACGAACCGGGACAGGGTAAGGGAAGTGGACTGGGCCAGGGAAACGGACAGGCTAGTGGACAGTCTAGCTTCTGGGGAagaggccagggtcagggaccgCAGTGGCAATGGGGACCGTGGTGGCAATGGGGACCATGGGGCAGATGGGGACTGTGGTGA
- the LOC127997289 gene encoding uncharacterized protein LOC127997289 isoform X40 gives MIVVRSQAARMTARVYFLLIAVLSCLFGYLNTTRIIQRRSTVKPGQCPIPEMIPLWAESCFNDGQCPTTQKCCPTTSGFACSEPRGPVQGSKPDQGSRQGQSSRQGQASGWGSGPGKGSGQASGHGQGKGSGQASGHEPGQGKGSGQASGQGQGKGSGQASGQGPGKGSGQASGQGQGKGSGQASGQGQGKGRGQASGQGQGKGSGQASGQGQGKGSGQASGQGQGKGSGQASGQGQGQASGHGQGQASGHGQGQASGHGQGQASGHGQGQASGHGQGQASGHGQGQASGHGQGKGSGLGQGQASGHGQGQASGHEPGQGKGSGLGQGNGQASGQSSFWGRGQGQGPQWQWGPWWQWGPWGRWGLW, from the exons ATGATTGTTGTGAGATCGCAGGCAGCGAGGATGACAGCTCGAGTTTATTTCTTGTTGATTGCTGTTTTATCGTGTCTGTTTGGATACCTGAACACGACTCGCATCATTCAAAGACGAAGCACAG tgaagccgggtcagtgtcccATACCGGAGATGATTCCACTGTGGGCTGAAAGCTGTTTCAATGATGGACAGTGTCCGACcacacagaagtgttgcccaaccaccagtggctttgcatgcagtgaaccacGTGGTCCAGTACAGGGCAGTAAACCAGACCAGGGAAGCCGACAGGGACAGAGTAGCAGACAAGGCCAGGCTAGCGGATGGGGCAGTGGACCAGGAAAGGGAAGCGGACAGGCTAGTGGCCACGGACAGGGTAAGGGAAGCGGACAGGCTAGTGGCCACGAACCGGGACAGGGTAAGGGAAGCGGACAGGCTAGTGGCCAAGGACAGGGTAAGGGAAGCGGACAGGCTAGTGGCCAAGGACCGGGTAAGGGAAGCGGACAGGCTAGCGGCCAAGGACAGGGTAAGGGAAGCGGACAGGCTAGCGGCCAAGGACAGGGTAAGGGAAGAGGACAGGCTAGCGGCCAAGGACAGGGTAAGGGAAGCGGACAGGCTAGCGGCCAAGGACAGGGTAAGGGAAGCGGACAGGCTAGCGGCCAAGGACAGGGTAAGGGAAGCGGACAG GCTAGCGGCCAAGGACAGGGCCAGGCTAGCGGCCACGGACAGGGCCAGGCTAGCGGCCACGGACAGGGCCAG GCTAGCGGCCACGGACAGGGCCAGGCTAGCGGCCACGGACAGGGCCAGGCTAGCGGCCACGGACAGGGCCAGGCTAGCGGCCACGGACAGGGCCAGGCTAGCGGCCACGGACAGGGCAAGGGAAGTGGACTGGGACAGGGACAGGCTAGTGGCCATGGACAGGGCCAGGCTAGCGGCCACGAACCGGGACAGGGTAAGGGAAGTGGACTGGGCCAGGGAAACGGACAGGCTAGTGGACAGTCTAGCTTCTGGGGAagaggccagggtcagggaccgCAGTGGCAATGGGGACCGTGGTGGCAATGGGGACCATGGGGCAGATGGGGACTGTGGTGA
- the LOC127997289 gene encoding uncharacterized protein LOC127997289 isoform X17: MIVVRSQAARMTARVYFLLIAVLSCLFGYLNTTRIIQRRSTVKPGQCPIPEMIPLWAESCFNDGQCPTTQKCCPTTSGFACSEPRGPVQGSKPDQGSRQGQSSRQGQASGWGSGPGKGSGQASGHGQGKGSGQASGHEPGQGKGSGQASGQGQGKGSGQASGQGPGKGSGQASGQGQGKGSGQASGQGQGKGRGQASGQGQGKGSGQASGQGQGKGSGQASGQGQGKGSGQASGQGQGQASGHGQGQASGHGQGQASGHGQGQASGQGKGSGLGQGQASGHGQGQASGHGQGQASGHGQGQASGHGQGQASGHGQGQASGHGQGKGSGLGQGQASGHGQGQASGHEPGQGKGSGLGQGNGQASGQSSFWGRGQGQGPQWQWGPWWQWGPWGRWGLW, from the exons ATGATTGTTGTGAGATCGCAGGCAGCGAGGATGACAGCTCGAGTTTATTTCTTGTTGATTGCTGTTTTATCGTGTCTGTTTGGATACCTGAACACGACTCGCATCATTCAAAGACGAAGCACAG tgaagccgggtcagtgtcccATACCGGAGATGATTCCACTGTGGGCTGAAAGCTGTTTCAATGATGGACAGTGTCCGACcacacagaagtgttgcccaaccaccagtggctttgcatgcagtgaaccacGTGGTCCAGTACAGGGCAGTAAACCAGACCAGGGAAGCCGACAGGGACAGAGTAGCAGACAAGGCCAGGCTAGCGGATGGGGCAGTGGACCAGGAAAGGGAAGCGGACAGGCTAGTGGCCACGGACAGGGTAAGGGAAGCGGACAGGCTAGTGGCCACGAACCGGGACAGGGTAAGGGAAGCGGACAGGCTAGTGGCCAAGGACAGGGTAAGGGAAGCGGACAGGCTAGTGGCCAAGGACCGGGTAAGGGAAGCGGACAGGCTAGCGGCCAAGGACAGGGTAAGGGAAGCGGACAGGCTAGCGGCCAAGGACAGGGTAAGGGAAGAGGACAGGCTAGCGGCCAAGGACAGGGTAAGGGAAGCGGACAGGCTAGCGGCCAAGGACAGGGTAAGGGAAGCGGACAGGCTAGCGGCCAAGGACAGGGTAAGGGAAGCGGACAG GCTAGCGGCCAAGGACAGGGCCAGGCTAGCGGCCACGGACAGGGCCAGGCTAGCGGCCACGGACAGGGCCAG GCTAGCGGCCACGGACAGGGACAGGCTAGCGG ACAGGGTAAGGGAAGTGGACTGGGACAGGGCCAGGCTAGCGGCCACGGACAGGGCCAG GCTAGCGGCCACGGACAGGGCCAGGCTAGCGGCCACGGACAGGGCCAGGCTAGCGGCCACGGACAGGGCCAGGCTAGCGGCCACGGACAGGGCCAGGCTAGCGGCCACGGACAGGGCAAGGGAAGTGGACTGGGACAGGGACAGGCTAGTGGCCATGGACAGGGCCAGGCTAGCGGCCACGAACCGGGACAGGGTAAGGGAAGTGGACTGGGCCAGGGAAACGGACAGGCTAGTGGACAGTCTAGCTTCTGGGGAagaggccagggtcagggaccgCAGTGGCAATGGGGACCGTGGTGGCAATGGGGACCATGGGGCAGATGGGGACTGTGGTGA
- the LOC127997289 gene encoding uncharacterized protein LOC127997289 isoform X22 produces MIVVRSQAARMTARVYFLLIAVLSCLFGYLNTTRIIQRRSTVKPGQCPIPEMIPLWAESCFNDGQCPTTQKCCPTTSGFACSEPRGPVQGSKPDQGSRQGQSSRQGQASGWGSGPGKGSGQASGHGQGKGSGQASGHEPGQGKGSGQASGQGQGKGSGQASGQGPGKGSGQASGQGQGKGSGQASGQGQGKGRGQASGQGQGKGSGQASGQGQGKGSGQASGQGQGKGSGQASGQGQGQASGHGQGQASGHGQGQASGHGQGQASGHGQGQASGHGQGQASGHGQGQASGHGQGQASGHGQGQASGHGQGKGSGLGQGQASGHGQGQASGHEPGQGKGSGLGQGNGQASGQSSFWGRGQGQGPQWQWGPWWQWGPWGRWGLW; encoded by the exons ATGATTGTTGTGAGATCGCAGGCAGCGAGGATGACAGCTCGAGTTTATTTCTTGTTGATTGCTGTTTTATCGTGTCTGTTTGGATACCTGAACACGACTCGCATCATTCAAAGACGAAGCACAG tgaagccgggtcagtgtcccATACCGGAGATGATTCCACTGTGGGCTGAAAGCTGTTTCAATGATGGACAGTGTCCGACcacacagaagtgttgcccaaccaccagtggctttgcatgcagtgaaccacGTGGTCCAGTACAGGGCAGTAAACCAGACCAGGGAAGCCGACAGGGACAGAGTAGCAGACAAGGCCAGGCTAGCGGATGGGGCAGTGGACCAGGAAAGGGAAGCGGACAGGCTAGTGGCCACGGACAGGGTAAGGGAAGCGGACAGGCTAGTGGCCACGAACCGGGACAGGGTAAGGGAAGCGGACAGGCTAGTGGCCAAGGACAGGGTAAGGGAAGCGGACAGGCTAGTGGCCAAGGACCGGGTAAGGGAAGCGGACAGGCTAGCGGCCAAGGACAGGGTAAGGGAAGCGGACAGGCTAGCGGCCAAGGACAGGGTAAGGGAAGAGGACAGGCTAGCGGCCAAGGACAGGGTAAGGGAAGCGGACAGGCTAGCGGCCAAGGACAGGGTAAGGGAAGCGGACAGGCTAGCGGCCAAGGACAGGGTAAGGGAAGCGGACAG GCTAGCGGCCAAGGACAGGGCCAGGCTAGCGGCCACGGACAGGGCCAGGCTAGCGGCCACGGACAGGGCCAG GCTAGCGGCCACGGACAGGGACAGGCTAGCGGCCACGGACAGGGCCAG GCTAGCGGCCACGGACAGGGCCAGGCTAGCGGCCACGGACAGGGCCAGGCTAGCGGCCACGGACAGGGCCAGGCTAGCGGCCACGGACAGGGCCAGGCTAGCGGCCACGGACAGGGCAAGGGAAGTGGACTGGGACAGGGACAGGCTAGTGGCCATGGACAGGGCCAGGCTAGCGGCCACGAACCGGGACAGGGTAAGGGAAGTGGACTGGGCCAGGGAAACGGACAGGCTAGTGGACAGTCTAGCTTCTGGGGAagaggccagggtcagggaccgCAGTGGCAATGGGGACCGTGGTGGCAATGGGGACCATGGGGCAGATGGGGACTGTGGTGA
- the LOC127997289 gene encoding fibroin heavy chain-like isoform X2 has protein sequence MIVVRSQAARMTARVYFLLIAVLSCLFGYLNTTRIIQRRSTVKPGQCPIPEMIPLWAESCFNDGQCPTTQKCCPTTSGFACSEPRGPVQGSKPDQGSRQGQSSRQGQASGWGSGPGKGSGQASGHGQGKGSGQASGHEPGQGKGSGQASGQGQGKGSGQASGQGPGKGSGQASGQGQGKGSGQASGQGQGKGRGQASGQGQGKGSGQASGQGQGKGSGQASGQGQGKGSGQASGQGQGQASGHGQGQASGHGQGQASGHGQGQASGHGQGQASGHGQGKGSGPGQASGHGQGKGSGLGQGQASGHGQGQASGHGQGQASGHGQGQASGHGQGQASGHGQGQASGHGQGKGSGLGQGQASGHGQGQASGHEPGQGKGSGLGQGNGQASGQSSFWGRGQGQGPQWQWGPWWQWGPWGRWGLW, from the exons ATGATTGTTGTGAGATCGCAGGCAGCGAGGATGACAGCTCGAGTTTATTTCTTGTTGATTGCTGTTTTATCGTGTCTGTTTGGATACCTGAACACGACTCGCATCATTCAAAGACGAAGCACAG tgaagccgggtcagtgtcccATACCGGAGATGATTCCACTGTGGGCTGAAAGCTGTTTCAATGATGGACAGTGTCCGACcacacagaagtgttgcccaaccaccagtggctttgcatgcagtgaaccacGTGGTCCAGTACAGGGCAGTAAACCAGACCAGGGAAGCCGACAGGGACAGAGTAGCAGACAAGGCCAGGCTAGCGGATGGGGCAGTGGACCAGGAAAGGGAAGCGGACAGGCTAGTGGCCACGGACAGGGTAAGGGAAGCGGACAGGCTAGTGGCCACGAACCGGGACAGGGTAAGGGAAGCGGACAGGCTAGTGGCCAAGGACAGGGTAAGGGAAGCGGACAGGCTAGTGGCCAAGGACCGGGTAAGGGAAGCGGACAGGCTAGCGGCCAAGGACAGGGTAAGGGAAGCGGACAGGCTAGCGGCCAAGGACAGGGTAAGGGAAGAGGACAGGCTAGCGGCCAAGGACAGGGTAAGGGAAGCGGACAGGCTAGCGGCCAAGGACAGGGTAAGGGAAGCGGACAGGCTAGCGGCCAAGGACAGGGTAAGGGAAGCGGACAG GCTAGCGGCCAAGGACAGGGCCAGGCTAGCGGCCACGGACAGGGCCAGGCTAGCGGCCACGGACAGGGCCAG GCTAGCGGCCACGGACAGGGACAGGCTAGCGGCCACGGACAGGGCCAGGCTAGCGGCCACGGACAGGGTAAGGGAAGTGGACCGGGACAGGCTAGCGGCCACGGACAGGGTAAGGGAAGTGGACTGGGACAGGGCCAGGCTAGCGGCCACGGACAGGGCCAG GCTAGCGGCCACGGACAGGGCCAGGCTAGCGGCCACGGACAGGGCCAGGCTAGCGGCCACGGACAGGGCCAGGCTAGCGGCCACGGACAGGGCCAGGCTAGCGGCCACGGACAGGGCAAGGGAAGTGGACTGGGACAGGGACAGGCTAGTGGCCATGGACAGGGCCAGGCTAGCGGCCACGAACCGGGACAGGGTAAGGGAAGTGGACTGGGCCAGGGAAACGGACAGGCTAGTGGACAGTCTAGCTTCTGGGGAagaggccagggtcagggaccgCAGTGGCAATGGGGACCGTGGTGGCAATGGGGACCATGGGGCAGATGGGGACTGTGGTGA
- the LOC127997289 gene encoding uncharacterized protein LOC127997289 isoform X38, protein MIVVRSQAARMTARVYFLLIAVLSCLFGYLNTTRIIQRRSTVKPGQCPIPEMIPLWAESCFNDGQCPTTQKCCPTTSGFACSEPRGPVQGSKPDQGSRQGQSSRQGQASGWGSGPGKGSGQASGHGQGKGSGQASGHEPGQGKGSGQASGQGQGKGSGQASGQGPGKGSGQASGQGQGKGSGQASGQGQGKGRGQASGQGQGKGSGQASGQGQGKGSGQASGQGQGKGSGQGQASGHGQGQASGHGQGQASGQGKGSGLGQGQASGHGQGQASGHGQGQASGHGQGQASGHGQGQASGHGQGKGSGLGQGQASGHGQGQASGHEPGQGKGSGLGQGNGQASGQSSFWGRGQGQGPQWQWGPWWQWGPWGRWGLW, encoded by the exons ATGATTGTTGTGAGATCGCAGGCAGCGAGGATGACAGCTCGAGTTTATTTCTTGTTGATTGCTGTTTTATCGTGTCTGTTTGGATACCTGAACACGACTCGCATCATTCAAAGACGAAGCACAG tgaagccgggtcagtgtcccATACCGGAGATGATTCCACTGTGGGCTGAAAGCTGTTTCAATGATGGACAGTGTCCGACcacacagaagtgttgcccaaccaccagtggctttgcatgcagtgaaccacGTGGTCCAGTACAGGGCAGTAAACCAGACCAGGGAAGCCGACAGGGACAGAGTAGCAGACAAGGCCAGGCTAGCGGATGGGGCAGTGGACCAGGAAAGGGAAGCGGACAGGCTAGTGGCCACGGACAGGGTAAGGGAAGCGGACAGGCTAGTGGCCACGAACCGGGACAGGGTAAGGGAAGCGGACAGGCTAGTGGCCAAGGACAGGGTAAGGGAAGCGGACAGGCTAGTGGCCAAGGACCGGGTAAGGGAAGCGGACAGGCTAGCGGCCAAGGACAGGGTAAGGGAAGCGGACAGGCTAGCGGCCAAGGACAGGGTAAGGGAAGAGGACAGGCTAGCGGCCAAGGACAGGGTAAGGGAAGCGGACAGGCTAGCGGCCAAGGACAGGGTAAGGGAAGCGGACAGGCTAGCGGCCAAGGACAGGGTAAGGGAAGCGGACAG GGCCAGGCTAGCGGCCACGGACAGGGCCAG GCTAGCGGCCACGGACAGGGACAGGCTAGCGG ACAGGGTAAGGGAAGTGGACTGGGACAGGGCCAGGCTAGCGGCCACGGACAGGGCCAGGCTAGCGGCCACGGACAGGGCCAGGCTAGCGGCCACGGACAGGGCCAGGCTAGCGGCCACGGACAGGGCCAGGCTAGCGGCCACGGACAGGGCAAGGGAAGTGGACTGGGACAGGGACAGGCTAGTGGCCATGGACAGGGCCAGGCTAGCGGCCACGAACCGGGACAGGGTAAGGGAAGTGGACTGGGCCAGGGAAACGGACAGGCTAGTGGACAGTCTAGCTTCTGGGGAagaggccagggtcagggaccgCAGTGGCAATGGGGACCGTGGTGGCAATGGGGACCATGGGGCAGATGGGGACTGTGGTGA
- the LOC127997289 gene encoding uncharacterized protein LOC127997289 isoform X21: MIVVRSQAARMTARVYFLLIAVLSCLFGYLNTTRIIQRRSTVKPGQCPIPEMIPLWAESCFNDGQCPTTQKCCPTTSGFACSEPRGPVQGSKPDQGSRQGQSSRQGQASGWGSGPGKGSGQASGHGQGKGSGQASGHEPGQGKGSGQASGQGQGKGSGQASGQGPGKGSGQASGQGQGKGSGQASGQGQGKGRGQASGQGQGKGSGQASGQGQGKGSGQASGQGQGKGSGQASGQGQGQASGHGQGQASGHGQGQASGHGQGQASGQGKGSGLGQGQASGHGQGQASGHGQGQASGHGQGQASGHGQGQASGHGQGKGSGLGQGQASGHGQGQASGHEPGQGKGSGLGQGNGQASGQSSFWGRGQGQGPQWQWGPWWQWGPWGRWGLW, translated from the exons ATGATTGTTGTGAGATCGCAGGCAGCGAGGATGACAGCTCGAGTTTATTTCTTGTTGATTGCTGTTTTATCGTGTCTGTTTGGATACCTGAACACGACTCGCATCATTCAAAGACGAAGCACAG tgaagccgggtcagtgtcccATACCGGAGATGATTCCACTGTGGGCTGAAAGCTGTTTCAATGATGGACAGTGTCCGACcacacagaagtgttgcccaaccaccagtggctttgcatgcagtgaaccacGTGGTCCAGTACAGGGCAGTAAACCAGACCAGGGAAGCCGACAGGGACAGAGTAGCAGACAAGGCCAGGCTAGCGGATGGGGCAGTGGACCAGGAAAGGGAAGCGGACAGGCTAGTGGCCACGGACAGGGTAAGGGAAGCGGACAGGCTAGTGGCCACGAACCGGGACAGGGTAAGGGAAGCGGACAGGCTAGTGGCCAAGGACAGGGTAAGGGAAGCGGACAGGCTAGTGGCCAAGGACCGGGTAAGGGAAGCGGACAGGCTAGCGGCCAAGGACAGGGTAAGGGAAGCGGACAGGCTAGCGGCCAAGGACAGGGTAAGGGAAGAGGACAGGCTAGCGGCCAAGGACAGGGTAAGGGAAGCGGACAGGCTAGCGGCCAAGGACAGGGTAAGGGAAGCGGACAGGCTAGCGGCCAAGGACAGGGTAAGGGAAGCGGACAG GCTAGCGGCCAAGGACAGGGCCAGGCTAGCGGCCACGGACAGGGCCAGGCTAGCGGCCACGGACAGGGCCAG GCTAGCGGCCACGGACAGGGACAGGCTAGCGG ACAGGGTAAGGGAAGTGGACTGGGACAGGGCCAGGCTAGCGGCCACGGACAGGGCCAGGCTAGCGGCCACGGACAGGGCCAGGCTAGCGGCCACGGACAGGGCCAGGCTAGCGGCCACGGACAGGGCCAGGCTAGCGGCCACGGACAGGGCAAGGGAAGTGGACTGGGACAGGGACAGGCTAGTGGCCATGGACAGGGCCAGGCTAGCGGCCACGAACCGGGACAGGGTAAGGGAAGTGGACTGGGCCAGGGAAACGGACAGGCTAGTGGACAGTCTAGCTTCTGGGGAagaggccagggtcagggaccgCAGTGGCAATGGGGACCGTGGTGGCAATGGGGACCATGGGGCAGATGGGGACTGTGGTGA
- the LOC127997289 gene encoding uncharacterized protein LOC127997289 isoform X13, producing the protein MIVVRSQAARMTARVYFLLIAVLSCLFGYLNTTRIIQRRSTVKPGQCPIPEMIPLWAESCFNDGQCPTTQKCCPTTSGFACSEPRGPVQGSKPDQGSRQGQSSRQGQASGWGSGPGKGSGQASGHGQGKGSGQASGHEPGQGKGSGQASGQGQGKGSGQASGQGPGKGSGQASGQGQGKGSGQASGQGQGKGRGQASGQGQGKGSGQASGQGQGKGSGQASGQGQGKGSGQASGQGQGQASGHGQGQASGHGQGQASGHGQGQASGQGQASGHGQGQASGHGQGKGSGLGQGQASGHGQGQASGHGQGQASGHGQGQASGHGQGQASGHGQGKGSGLGQGQASGHGQGQASGHEPGQGKGSGLGQGNGQASGQSSFWGRGQGQGPQWQWGPWWQWGPWGRWGLW; encoded by the exons ATGATTGTTGTGAGATCGCAGGCAGCGAGGATGACAGCTCGAGTTTATTTCTTGTTGATTGCTGTTTTATCGTGTCTGTTTGGATACCTGAACACGACTCGCATCATTCAAAGACGAAGCACAG tgaagccgggtcagtgtcccATACCGGAGATGATTCCACTGTGGGCTGAAAGCTGTTTCAATGATGGACAGTGTCCGACcacacagaagtgttgcccaaccaccagtggctttgcatgcagtgaaccacGTGGTCCAGTACAGGGCAGTAAACCAGACCAGGGAAGCCGACAGGGACAGAGTAGCAGACAAGGCCAGGCTAGCGGATGGGGCAGTGGACCAGGAAAGGGAAGCGGACAGGCTAGTGGCCACGGACAGGGTAAGGGAAGCGGACAGGCTAGTGGCCACGAACCGGGACAGGGTAAGGGAAGCGGACAGGCTAGTGGCCAAGGACAGGGTAAGGGAAGCGGACAGGCTAGTGGCCAAGGACCGGGTAAGGGAAGCGGACAGGCTAGCGGCCAAGGACAGGGTAAGGGAAGCGGACAGGCTAGCGGCCAAGGACAGGGTAAGGGAAGAGGACAGGCTAGCGGCCAAGGACAGGGTAAGGGAAGCGGACAGGCTAGCGGCCAAGGACAGGGTAAGGGAAGCGGACAGGCTAGCGGCCAAGGACAGGGTAAGGGAAGCGGACAG GCTAGCGGCCAAGGACAGGGCCAGGCTAGCGGCCACGGACAGGGCCAGGCTAGCGGCCACGGACAGGGCCAG GCTAGCGGCCACGGACAGGGACAGGCTAGCGG ACAGGGACAGGCTAGCGGCCACGGACAGGGACAG GCTAGCGGCCACGGACAGGGTAAGGGAAGTGGACTGGGACAGGGCCAGGCTAGCGGCCACGGACAGGGCCAGGCTAGCGGCCACGGACAGGGCCAGGCTAGCGGCCACGGACAGGGCCAGGCTAGCGGCCACGGACAGGGCCAGGCTAGCGGCCACGGACAGGGCAAGGGAAGTGGACTGGGACAGGGACAGGCTAGTGGCCATGGACAGGGCCAGGCTAGCGGCCACGAACCGGGACAGGGTAAGGGAAGTGGACTGGGCCAGGGAAACGGACAGGCTAGTGGACAGTCTAGCTTCTGGGGAagaggccagggtcagggaccgCAGTGGCAATGGGGACCGTGGTGGCAATGGGGACCATGGGGCAGATGGGGACTGTGGTGA